The Natribaculum luteum genome contains the following window.
GGACGACCTCAAAGAACAGATTCGGGAGCTGTACTGAAAATGAAAGAATACCAAACTATCACGGAGATCAGCGGTCCGCTGGTGTTCGCCGAAGTCGACGAACCCGTCGGGTACGACGAGATCGTCGAAATCGAGACGCAAGAAGGCGAGACCCTGCGCGGACAGGTACTGGAGTCGAGCGAAGGGATCGTCTCGATCCAGGTGTTCGAGGGGACCGGCGGTATCGACCGCAACGCCTCGGTACGCTTCCTGGGCGAGACGATGAAGATGCCCGTCACCGAGGACCTCCTCGGACGCGTCCTCGACGGGTCGGGTAACCCGATCGACGGGGGCCCGGAGATCGTCCCCGACGAACGACGCGACATCGTCGGCGCGGCGATCAACCCCTACTCCCGGGAGTATCCCGAGGAGTTCATCCAGACGGGTGTCAGCGCCATCGACGGCATGAACACCCTCGTTCGAGGGCAGAAGCTGCCGATCTTCTCCGGATCGGGGCTGCCACACAACGACCTCTCGCTCCAGATCGCACGACAGGCGACCGTGCCGGAAGAAGAAGGAGAGGGCGAAGAAGGCTCCGAGTTCGCAGTCATCTTCGGCGCGATGGGTATCACCCAGGAGGAAGCAAACGAGTTCATGGCCGACTTCGAGCGCACGGGCGCACTCGAGCGCTCGGTCGTCTTCATGAACCTCGCGGACGACCCCGCAGTCGAGCGGACGGTCACGCCGCGACTCGCGCTGACGACCGCGGAGTATCTCGCCTTCGAGAAGGGGTATCACGTGCTCGTCATCCTCACCGACATCACCAACTACTGTGAGGCGCTGCGAGAGATCGGTGCCGCCCGTGAGGAGGTTCCGGGTCGTCGTGGCTACCCCGGGTACATGTACACCGACCTGGCCCAGCTCTACGAGCGTGCCGGTCGGATCAAAGGCCGTGAGGGATCGGTCACACAGATTCCGATCCTCACGATGCCCGGCGACGACGACACCCACCCGATCCCCGACCTGACGGGGTACATCACGGAGGGACAGATCGTGATGGATCGGGACCTCAACAGCCAGGGTATCGAGCCGCCGATCAACGTCCTGCCGAGCCTCTCTCGGCTGATGGACGACGGGATCGGCGAGGGGCTCACCCGCGCCGACCACGCCGACGTCTCAGACCAGATGTACGCCGCGTACGCGGAGGGTGAAGACCTTCGCGACCTCGTGAACATCGTCGGTCGCGAAGCGCTCAGCGAGCGGGACAACAAGTACCTCGACTTCGCCGACCGCTTCGAAGAGGAGTTCGTCCAGCAGGGCTACGAGACGAACCGCTCGATCGACGAGACGCTCGAGATCGGCTGGGACCTGCTGTCGATGCTACCCAAGGAGGAACTCAACCGCGTCGACGAGGACCTCATCGCGGAACACTACCGCGAAGACGAGGGCGAGCAGGTCGAAGCGACCGCCGACTGACGCTCACGACGTTCGTCTCGTCTTTTCTCCTCGCCTCGCACTCGAGAGCGGTAGGTCCATCTCGAGGCCGTTCGACGAATCGGTAACAATCGAGCCGTCGGCGTGCAAATCGGTGTATCGGATAGCCGTCAGGTACCACAAACGCCATAACGATAATGAATAATCGTATGGGTGTATGCAAAAGCCACTACTCGTTACGGAGTTTCTCGACCGGGCGCGCGAGTACTACGCGGACGACGAGGCGGTCGTCGCGACGACCGGCGAGCGGTACACGTACGGCGAGCTCGGCGAGCGCGCCGATCGGTTCTCGTCCGCGTTGCAGGAGCGGGGCATCGAGAAAGGCGACCGCGTGGCAGTGCTCGACCCCAACACGCACTACCACCTCGAGGTAGCCTACGGGTCGATGCAGATCGGGGCGGTTCACACGCCGCTTAACTACCGGCTGACGCCCGCCGACTTCGCGTACATCCTCGAGGACGCGGGCGTGGACGCGATCTACGCCGACTACGAGTACGCCGAGAAGATCGAGCCGATCCGCGACGACGTCCCGACGGAGACGTTCCTCACGAACGACGCCGAGGCTGTGGACGGCGACTGGGAGGAGTTCGACGAGGTACTCGAGGACGCGGGCACCGAGTACGAGCGGCCGACGATGGTCGAAGACGAGGTCATCACGATCAACTACACGTCGGGAACGACTGGCGACCCGAAAGGTGTCTGTCGGACCCACCGGACGGAGACGATCCACGCCTACCTGATCGCGAACCACCTGGAGATCGCCGACGACGACGTCTACCTGTGGACGCTGCCGATGTTCCACGTCAACGGCTGGGGGCACATCTACGCCGTCACGGGCATGGGTGCGAAACACGTCTGTACGCGTGGCGTCGACGCCGAGTGGATCTTCGACACCGTCCGCGAGGAGGACGTCTCCTACATGTGTGGCGCACCGACGGTGCTGAACATGCTGATCGACTACCACGGCGAACACGACGTCGAGACGAGCGGAGAAAACGACGTCCGGATCGCCACTGCGGGGAGTGCGCCGCCGGAGGCGACCATCCGAACGGTCGAAGACGAGTTCGGCTGGTACCTGAAACACGTCTACGGCGCGACGGAGACCGGGCCGCTGATCACCACCTCGGACGCCTGTCGGACCTTCGACGACGACTCCCCGGATCGGTTCGCGGTCAAGAAGCGCCAGGGGCTCGGCTTTCTGGGCACCGAGATCCGCGTCGTCGACGAGGGCGGCGAGGACGTCTCCCGCGACGACGAGACGATCGGCGAGGTCGTCGTCCGCGGCAACCAGGTGATGGACCACTACTGGAACAAACCGGAGGCCACGGAGGAGGCGTTCAACGACCGCGTCGAGGGCTACTACCACATGGGCGACCTCGCAACCGTCGACGACAACGGCATGATCTCGATCCAGGACCGCAAGAAAGACATCATCATCTCGGGTGGGGAGAACATCTCGAGTATCGAACTCGAGGACACGCTGTTCGACCACGACGCGGTCGCCGACGTGGCCGTGATCCCCGCACCGAGCGACGAGTGGGGCGAGACGCCCAAAGCGTTCGTCGTCCCCTCGAACGGAGATCCGGAGAATCCGCCGGTCTCCGAGGAAGAACTCACGGAGTACACCCGCGAGAACCTGGCGGGATACAAGGCGGTTCGGCGGGTCGAGTACGTCAGGCAGCTCCCGACGACGGCGACCGGCAAGGTTCAGAAGTACGAACTCCGCGAGCGAGAGTGGGAAGACGAAGACCGGATGGTCGGGCAGGGCTGACATTGCCTGCTGTACCCGTGTTCCGAAAACGGCCGGGCTGCTCGCGGTTTTCGGGACCGACACACAGCAGACGTGATGAAGCCGACGCCGGCGACCGACGAGGTCCGGACTACTCGTCCCACCGGCTGTCGACGCCCCACTCGTCGCGATCGGTGCGGTCGTCCCGGTCGGTCCGTCGATCGGGCGACTCGCGCCGATCCGTCTCGTCGAGGCCACCGCGTTCTCTCGCGATCCGTTCGGCCTCCTCGCGGTCGACAACCGTCGGATTCGAGGTTTCTCCGGCGATGAGCAGCCACAGCACGAGCGGTGCTGCGAGCGCGAACAGCACGAACAGCACGAACAACTCTGCCGCCATCTCGGTTTCACACTCGGTCGTGCCAACACAAAGATTTTATCGTCAGGTTAAGATGTACTCCTATGTCCAGTACGGAAGATATCGGCGAACACGGCTGTCCGAAGTGCGGGCACACGGAAACGGAAGTCGACGAGATCGCGACGACCGGATCCGGTCTCTCGAAGATGTTCGACATCCAGAACCGGAGGTTCACCGTCATTTCGTGTGCGAACTGCGGCTACGCCGAACTGTACAAGGGCCGATCGTCCGGCGACGTCATCGACCTCTTTCTTGGGTAGCCACACCGACCGTCGACCGACCTTCCACGATCCATCGCCACTCCCGCGTTTGACGCGCTCGAACGTTTCGCATCGATACGGCACCAGACCGAGCGGCGTCCGCTCGCACACTCGACCCGTAAACGTCGTCGAGGACGGAACAAAACTGTAAACAGTTATCCGACTGGGGGCGTAAGGCACCCACAAGATGGCCAAGGACGTCAAGCCCACCCGTAAAAACCTGATGGCGATCGACGATCGCATCGATCTTTCGGAGCGGGGCCACGGCACGCTCGAGAAGAAACGCGACGGGCTCATCATGGAGTTCATGGACATCCTCGACAAGGCCCAGGACGTTCGCGGGGAGCTGTCCGACGACTACGAGGAAGCCCAGAAGAAGATCAACATGGCACGCGCCATGGAAGGCGACGTCGCAGTCCGGGGAGCCGCGGCCGCACTCGAGGAACACCCGGAGATCACGACCGAGGCAAAAAACATCATGGGCGTCGTCGTCCCGCAGATCGAGTCCTCCCGGGTCTCGAAGAGCCTCGATCAGCGTGGCTACGGTGTACTCGGCACCTCCGCGCGCATCGACGAGGCTGCAGAGGCCTACGAGGACCTCCTGGAGAGCATCATCCTCGCCGCCGAGGTCGAGACGGCGATGAAGAAGATGCTTCGCGAGATCGAGACGACCAAGCGCCGCGTCAACGCCCTCGAGTTCAAACTCCTGCCGGAGCTCTACGAGAACAAAGAGTACATCGAGCAGAAACTCGAGGAGCAAGAGCGCGAGGAGATCTTCCGCCTGAAGAAGATCAAAGAGAAGAAAGAACAGGAAGAACAGCGGGAGGCAGAGGCGGCCGACGAGGAGACCGAAAGCGACGAAGCGGTCGAGCAGGCGACGGCGGGTGGCGTACCGGGCGGCGACTGACCGATGGCCTGTTCGGTATGTGGAGCCGAGACGGTCGACTTTCTCGTTCCCGACGCGTACCGCGAGTACGCACCGGACGGTGCACACGCCGCGTCGATCTGCTCTCGGTGTCTCACGGTCGAGGCGGCAGACGAGGGGTGTGAAGATCCGGACTTCACACGGGTGAGCGGTGCGTTCCCGACGCGTCCCGACGCGGCGGTCCCGCTCGCGCTGGCGCTCGGTTGCTGTGAGTCGCTCGCGACGAACCGCGCGGCCCTCGAGACCCTGCTCGAGCGGATCGAACGGGCGGGCGTCGACCCGTTGCTGGCGCTCGATCGACTGCTCGCGGAGCCGTCGGTCGAGCCCGCGATCGATCTCGAGCGCAGACGAGTACAACTCGAGGCGTTGCTGTACTGATACGGACCGCTGTACGTCAGTTTCGGCACAACCACAGACTGTTCGCGATTGTGCCGGGAACCCGTTACAGCAGACTGTATGACCGACGTCCCGACGATTACGCCGGCGGATCGAGCTTCGTCGCGGTCGCCCGGTGGCGGCGATAGACCGCGTCGGCCCACTCGAGTGCGGCCGGCGAGTCGTTCTGGATCACGCCCTGGACCTCGGCGGCCTCGTTCTGGACGACGACGAACGCCTGGGAGGACGACTGTGTCTCGACGATACCGAGGCCGTACGGAATCGACTGAATCGAGTAGATGTCGAGGGTGCCGTCGACGAGGAGTTTGCGGATCTCTCGTGGGCGGTCCTCGAGCAAGAACGTGGTGAGTTCGTCGGTGAACAGCACTTCGGCGTCGAGCGTGCCGTCGAGAGTCCGGTCGTACAGCTGGTGGCGAAACTGGGGGATGCGGTCGGCCGCGGCGAACCCACGGAGACGATCCGCAGTGCCGATCAGGGACGCGATCTCCTCGAGCGGTTCGTTCGGTGCGTGGGGTTCGCGTTCGTGGACGGTCGCCCCCTCGAGCATGCTGGGGGCCATCGGCGCGTCGTGTGGAACGTACTCGAGGAGGTCGGCGACCCGTGCGATTGCGTCGATCGACTCGAGACGCCGTCGGTGTTCTGCGAGCGCGAGTTGTCCAGCGACGGTGAGCCGATACGCGCCGTCGGTCCGGTCGACGAAGGCGAGCCACTCGAGTTCTCGAATCGCCCGATCGATCGTCGAGCGCGAACACTCGAGCGCGTCGACGATGTCGCGTTTGTCCCGAGGACCATCCTCGAGTGCTGCGAGGAGAGATCGCCGCCGGGTGATCGTCTCGAGGACGGAATCGTCAGGAGAAGCTGGCATCGGAACTGTTTAACCCCGAATACATATCTATTCGACAAAAATTACACGGTTTCTATCAGTTTGCCGATCAGACGCCGGTCGAGTACCGGAGAATGCCGGCGATGCCGCCGAATGCGTTGTAGAGCTGCTCGCCTTTCTCGAAATCGGTCGAGATGAACTTGGTCTCGGTGCCTCGCTGTTCGGCGATCCCGATGAGGTGGTCGATGGCGTCTTCTCGCTCGGCCTCGTCGGCGTCGATCTCGGTGTCACACTCGCTGCAGGTGTGTGACGGCGTCGCCTTCCGCTGGTCGAGGAGTTCGCGATCGGTGTTGCCACACTCCGGGCAGTCGTAGATGACGACGTCTTTCCGGAGGTCTTCGCTGATCAGGAGCCGATCGACCGAGCCCATCATCAGGTTGGTCCGGGTCTGCTCGAACCCGTAGGTGGCGAGGTCGCCGGCGTGCAGTTCCTCGAAGAACTGCTCCATCTGCCGTTTGTCCTCCATCACCTCGGCGTCGGCCAGCACGTCCTGTGCGGCGTCGACGAGGTCTTTCAGGCCGGATTCGTCAGTGTAGGCGACGTCGAACTTGCCGAGTACCTTGTCCTGGAGTTCGTGGTGGAGGTAGTCGCCGTCTAAGAACTCGTCTTTGGTGGGCGAGGGACCGCCGACGAGCACGCCATCTAGGTCGTGGCGTTTGGGGACGAACAGATCGTTTGCCATGCCCGCGACCTCCTGGTAGAAGTTGTCGATCGCCTCGAGACGGAGGCGGGCGAATCGCTGTGCGGACTGGCCACCTTTGCGCTGTTTGCCAGGAACGAGCGAGGAGGCCGACTTGACCGGCTCGATCCGCTTGCCTTTGAGCCAGCCGACGTTGGCCTCGCGACGGTCGAGGACGATCAGGCCGTACAGGCCCTTGTCCTCGAGCATCTCCTCGAGCGGTCCGGTGAGGAAGTCGGAGTCGCAGTGATAGCGAAACGACTCGATAGGCTGGGGCGGTCTCTCCAGGACGTTGGTGACCATCTCGGTCCGGCCACCGCCGGAGTCGACGGCACCCGAGAACAGCACCATGCCGTTCTCCGGCGGCTCCTTGTAGTACTTGAGTCGATCCTTGATGCTCGTCAGCGCGTCCTGAACGTTCGTCCGGGTCTGTTTGGACTTGATGTTCGACGCCTCGCTGTGTTCCTGGGTGACGTGGGCGACGACGTCGCTGATCTGGCGATCCTCGGGGACGTAGATGGAGACTAGCTGCGTGCCCGAGCCCTCGTAGTTTTTGAGGTCCTCGATTACCTTCCGGAACTCGTATTTTTTCCGGTCGGATTGTTCCTGCTCGCCCTCCTGGCTCATTGACTGTACAAAGTGGTGCTGTGGGTAAGTATCCTTTGACACGCTACACGCCCGACGACTGCGATCAGGCGGCTGTCACTTTCCTTCGCGTGCGTGTGGTCACGATTTAAGACGTTCCCGCCACACTGTCTGGACAACGACCGAGTATGTCCGAACAAACGGTGTACGCCATCGCGAGCGGTAAAGGCGGCGTCGGGAAGACGACGGCGACGGTAAACCTTGGGACGGCGCTCGCACAGGCCGGCGAGCGCGTCGCGATCGTCGACGTCGATCTCGGCATGGCGAACCTCGCCGGGTTCATCAGCCTGAACGCCGATTCGACCACCCTCCACGACGTGTTGGCCGGTAACGCGTCGATCCACGAGGCCACGTACAAGATAGCAGACAACATCGTCGCGATACCGAGCGGAACGGATCTCGACGAGTACGCGGCGACGTCGCCCGAAGGGCTCCGTGACGCCGTCGAGACGCTCCGCGAGCAGTTCGACTACGTCCTGCTCGACGTCGGGGCGGGCGTGAGCCACGAGACCGTCCTCCCGCTCGGGCTCGCCGACGCCGTCGTGCTCGTCTCCACACCCGAACCTGCCGCCGTCCACGACGCGAAAAAGACTCTCGAGTTGACCGACCGCGCCGGCGGCCGTGTCGAGGGACTCGTGATCAACCGAACCCGTCCGGCGGGCGACGTTTCCTACGACGAAATCGCGTCCCGACTCGACGTGTCGCTGCTCGCGACGGTTCCGGACGATCCGACCGTTCGCGAGAGCGTCTACGCCGGGACGCCGCTCGTGGTCCACGATCCCGAGAGCCCCGCAGCTGCTTCGTACCGCCGTCTCGCTGCCGAAATAGCCGGAGTCGAAATGCCAGACGACGACTCCGACGACGAAGACACACTCGAGGAAGAGCCAGACGACGACACGACGGTCGCCTCCCACGACGACGTCTCGAGTGCGATCACCGAAGCGGAGTCGAACGCCAACTGATCTCGACGCCGCGTTTTTCCGATCGGTAGTTCCGCGACGATCGATATCCCCCGTCGCCGTCACATCGACCGCGGAGCGGCGACGCCGAGCACCGACAGCGCGTTGGCGATCGTGTGTCTGGCGGCGGCGACCAGCGCGAGTCGCGCCTCGCGCAGGTCCGGATCGACGTCGTCGGCGAGGACCGGACACTCGCGGTAGAAGGCATTGAATCGCTCTGCGAACTCGCGAGTGTAGGTCGCGACCTGGTGGGGTTCGAGGTCGTCGGCAGCGGCGTCGATCACCGACGGGAAGCGCGCGATCGTCTCGAGGAGGTCGCGCTCCTCGGGCGTCTCGAGTAGGGAGGCGTCGACGTCAGTCTCGACCTCGCTCGTCCCGGTTTCGAGGTCGATCCCCGCTTCCTCGAGAATGCCACAGCAACGTGCGTGGACGTACTGGACGTACGGGGCAGACTGGGCCTCGAAGTCGAGCGCGCGGTCCCACTCGAAGGTGATCGCCTTCGTCGGCTGCTTGGCGACGATGTCGTAGCGGACCGCGCCGATCCCGACCTGGTGGGCGATGCGCTCGACGTCCGCCTCGTCCAGGTCGTCGTCGCGGATGCGGTCGTCCAGGCGCGTCTCGACTTCCTCGCGGGCGCGGTCGATCGCCTCGTCGAGCAGGTCGTCCAGGTCGACGCCTGTGCCCCGGCGGGTCGACATCTTCCCCTCTGGCAGGTTGACGTAGGAGTAAAGCACCTGCCGGAGCGGGTCGGTGTCGTTGCCGAGCAACTCGAGCGTCTGCCGGAGCTGTTCGGCCTGGAGCTTGTGGTCTTCGCCGAGCACCGTGACGGCGCGATCGTAGTTGTCGAACTTCCACTCGTGGTGGGCGAGGTCGCGAGTGGGGTAGAGAGAGGTGCCGTCAGAGCGCAGGAAGACGAGGTTCTTGTCGATGCCGTACTCGTCGAGTTCGAGTTGCCAGGCGTCCTCCTCGTAGACCGACTCCTCGAGGTCCTGGATCCGGGAGACGACGTCGTCGGTCGAACCGTCGAACATGAAACGCGTCTCCTTGACGAACTCGTCGAACTCCGCCGGCAGGCGAGCCAGACACTCTTTCATCCCGCCGAGGACCTGGTCGACGACCTCGCTGACCCGCTCGTAGGTCGCCTCGTCGCCCTCCTCGAGTCCCTGCATGATGGCGTCGATCTCGGCCTCGGCCGCCTCGACCTCGCTCTCGGGACCCTCCTCGAGGAACTCGTTGCCCTTGCGGTAGTAGCGTACGAGGTCGTACTCGATGCGGTCGCGTTCGGGCTCGGTCTCGAGGTCGTCCTCGTCGAAGGTCTCGTAGGCCCACGTGAAGACCGCCATCTGCCGGCCGGCGTCGTTGACGTAGTAGTGGCGATCGACGTCGTAGCCAGCGGCGTCGAGGACGTTCGCTACCGCGTCGCCGATGATCGGGTTGCGGGCGCGCCCGACGTGGACCGGTCCCGTCGGGTTCGCGCTCGTGTGTTCGACGACGACCGACTCATCGCGGTTCGGGAGGGTGCCGTAGTCGTCGTCGGTCCCGTTCGCCAGGGTCTCCGCGAAGTAGGCCTCGCTCGGCAGGAAGTTGAGATACGGCCCCTGGGTCTCGACGCGAGAGACGTAGGTCAACTCGTCGGTGTCGATCTCGTCGGCCACGTCTGCGGCGGCCTGTGGCGGGGCCACGCCGAGTTCGCCGGCGAGCCGGAAGGCGACGCTCGAGGCGAGGACGCTGTCGACGTCGTCTGGCGGCTCTTCGATCCCGAGGTCGTCGGTCGGGAGCTCGAGGGTAGAGAGCGCCTCGCGCAAGGCGTCCTCGACCTCCGTGCGTAGGGCAAGGAACATACCCGCCCGTATATTGGCGGGGAGTAAAGGAATGTCGGGTTACGGCGGCGGGCGGCGACCCCAGCTCATACTGATGGCTGTGACTGGTTGCCGACGCAACCGAAGACGGGTCGCGGTTGCGGCGGTAACGACTCACAGCTATCGGTATCAGAGCGTCTTCAGTCCGCTCCCGGTCAGCGGGACGACGACGTCGTCGCTCTCGTCGACGACGCCTTGCTCGCGGTAGTGACGAAGCGCCGCCGGGGCGGCGGCGGCGGTCGGTTCGACGTAGAAGCCGTTCCGGTGGAGTCGATCCAGCGTGGCCTCGACGGGATCGGAGCCGAGTGCGACGACCTCGCCGTCGGTCGCCTCGATGGCCTCGAGGAGCTGGGTCCCCCGGGCGGGTTCGCGGATCTGGATGCCGTCGGCGATGTCGTTGTCGCTGCCGTCCTCGCTGACGACGACGCCGTCGGCTGCGGTCACGATCGGGGCGTACCCGGTGGCCTGTGCGCCGAGCAGACGGGGCATCTCGTCGACGATCCCCGCCTCCTCGAGCAGCGAGAAGCCGCGATAGGCACCGAGAAAGAGCGTGCCGTGTCCGACCGGGAGGACGACCGCGTCAGGGACGGTCCAGTCACGCTGGGCGGCGACCTCGAACGCGAACGTCATCGTCCCGGCGTAAAACGCCGGGTTCCAGGCGTGACTCGCGTACCAGCCCTCGCCGGACTCGACGGCGTCGACGCAGGCGATCGTGACGTCTTCGCGCGTCCCCTCAACTCGAACCGGGCGAGCACCGGCGCGCTGGATCGCCATCAGCTTCGACTGCTTGACGTCCGCCGGCACGTAGATGTCGGCCTCGAGGCCGGCGCGGGCGGCGTAGGTCGCGATGGCGGCACCGGCGTTGCCCGAGGAGTCTTCGATCACCTTCTCGACGCCGAGTTCGACGGCCCGAGAGAGCGTCGTCGTCGCACCACGGTCCTTGAACGAACCCGTCGGGAAGACGTACTCGAGTTTGAACTGGGCGTCCCACCCGGGTGCGTCGACCAGCGGCGTGAACCCCTCGTGGAACGTGACGTGTTTCTCGATCGGGAGGAACTCGAAGAACGTCCACAGGCCGTCGCTCGTGTCGAGTCTGGACAGCGGTAACGGGTTCCCCTCCGGGTGGGGACGGTCGACGAACTCGAGTGCGTGCCCGCACGCACAGCGCCAGGGCTCGTCCGGCCCGGCCTCGTACTCCGCACCGCAGTCGGGGCAGTAGAGATCGGTCGGCATGTTAGTACCTGTCGACGTTCGTCCCGACCGAACAGACGTACTCGCCGGTCGCGACCTGTGGCAGCCGTCGCGCACGCCAGAAGAGCCCGTCGCTGTCGGCGGTGATCTCGGCTTTCGGTTCCCCGAAGGGCGTCGTCACCGTAAACAGCGTGTCGCCGGCGCGAACGCGGTCGCCGAGATCCTTCTCGAACGAGACCAGGCCACCCGCAGGTGCGCCGTACTGCTCGAATCCGGAGGCACGCGTCTGCGCCTCGACGTCGACTTCGCCCTCGAGGAAGCCGTAGTAGGTGAGGACGTTGAAGATGCCCTCGACGCCCTTGCGAATGCTCTCTTCGTCCCAGCCGACGCAGCCGCCGAGTTCCGGATCGATCGTCGGAATGCCCTCGTCTGGGGCGGCCCGGGCGAGCTGGCCGCTGGGTCCTTTCTGGTCGAGGACGTATCCACAGCCGAAGACCTTCGCGAGTTTGAGACAGTCGCCGTGGAGGCGGTGGCGTTTCCCGCACCGAACGCGGGCCTCGTCGATCATCCGACTCGTCGATCCCTGATGGAGGTCGAGGATCAGGTCCGCACGCATCGCCACCTCGAAGGTCGCCGCCGCGATACGCTCGCTCGAGGTCCCGGCCTCGTTGCCGGGGTACGCGCGGTTCATCTTCGTGTCGTCGACCGGGTTTCGGTGTTCGGCCACCTGGAAGGCGTGGTAGTTGACGATCC
Protein-coding sequences here:
- a CDS encoding pyridoxal-phosphate dependent enzyme; this encodes MPTDLYCPDCGAEYEAGPDEPWRCACGHALEFVDRPHPEGNPLPLSRLDTSDGLWTFFEFLPIEKHVTFHEGFTPLVDAPGWDAQFKLEYVFPTGSFKDRGATTTLSRAVELGVEKVIEDSSGNAGAAIATYAARAGLEADIYVPADVKQSKLMAIQRAGARPVRVEGTREDVTIACVDAVESGEGWYASHAWNPAFYAGTMTFAFEVAAQRDWTVPDAVVLPVGHGTLFLGAYRGFSLLEEAGIVDEMPRLLGAQATGYAPIVTAADGVVVSEDGSDNDIADGIQIREPARGTQLLEAIEATDGEVVALGSDPVEATLDRLHRNGFYVEPTAAAAPAALRHYREQGVVDESDDVVVPLTGSGLKTL
- a CDS encoding succinylglutamate desuccinylase/aspartoacylase family protein, producing MTTTLGTASAAPGEIDTGRLEVGETRDGASFGLPVAVINGAKPGKTLYVQAVSDGDELNGLGVVQQFVPQVDPAELSGTILVVGIVNYHAFQVAEHRNPVDDTKMNRAYPGNEAGTSSERIAAATFEVAMRADLILDLHQGSTSRMIDEARVRCGKRHRLHGDCLKLAKVFGCGYVLDQKGPSGQLARAAPDEGIPTIDPELGGCVGWDEESIRKGVEGIFNVLTYYGFLEGEVDVEAQTRASGFEQYGAPAGGLVSFEKDLGDRVRAGDTLFTVTTPFGEPKAEITADSDGLFWRARRLPQVATGEYVCSVGTNVDRY